Proteins from a single region of Hermetia illucens chromosome 3, iHerIll2.2.curated.20191125, whole genome shotgun sequence:
- the LOC119651108 gene encoding uncharacterized protein LOC119651108 isoform X2, with amino-acid sequence MSARLFLFLILANFSTSMAIRKSDLVMEFCANIVKAKQASNYGYFNKSYQWLLVDSENIGLINFKNATHGIGLNAQVTYGNTSSVEMFSLYDLHSKGQHLKAPLIANEYARWSENKGFAVDFPMEFVQGVQNRRNFHGQNLRGVVVIDRDDIEPTQANDILSTPSKLVGVTAFSKYHYNLVKILQQFYNFSVNYRITHGWAGRLPGSQFRLGLLGVVQRNEADVAASGMFNRINRLPEFDTIHESWKLELAFLYRMTGELKDGQKSGGSFLLPFDDNVWIVSCVFVALMGLAWKIIVFLEKYHCRLEKRCNVVVNALSIVCQQGLNQTPERTSTRIISFAFLLFSMIMYNFYTSSVVGGLLSTRVKGPQNLSELAASPLILSFEDVGYNKIVFREANSSLLKHIYHTRVEPYRPPSMLPAYTTVKDAVPYIQTGRYAFHCEVMDAYPEIAKVFDPNEICDLRSLPAFFDVQLIAMVVTKRSTYTEMFRIALHRARELGLISRELRAHRPEKPRCQSGSTVHPVTLNGVMNAFFILEVGILTSAALLLVELLLKRIIPDEFLVWNLSRT; translated from the exons GCAAGTAACTATGGATACTTCAATAAATCTTATCAGTGGCTCCTCGTTGATTCTGAAAATATTGGCCTCATCAATTTCAAAAATGCTACACACGGAATAGGGTTGAACGCGCAAGTGACTTACGGGAATACAAGTTCAGTAGAAATGTTTTCTCTCTATGACCTGCACTCCAAAGGGCAACATCTCAAGGCTCCGCTGATTGCAAATGAATATGCGAGATGGTCTGAAAACAAAGGCTTTGCTGTTGATTTCCCAATGGAGTTTGTTCAAGGAGTGCAGAATAGACGTAATTTCCACGGGCAAAATTTAAGAGGGGTGGTTGTG aTTGATAGGGATGATATAGAGCCCACCCAGGCCAATGACATACTTTCAACACCATCGAAACTAGTTGGCGTGACTGCATTCTCAAAATATCATTATAATTTGGTTAAGATTCTTCAGCAATTCTACAATTTTTCTGTTAATTATCGAATCACTCATGGTTGGGCAGGACGATTACCCGGTTCACAATTTCGTCTGGGGCTTTTGGGGGTGGTGCAGAGAAACGAGGCGGATGTTGCCGCAAGCGGTATGTTCAATCGGATTAATCGCCTCCCCGAATTCGACACAATCCATGAAAGCTGGAAGTTGGAATTGGCTTTCCTGTATCGGATGACAGGTGAATTAAAGGATGGTCAAAAAAGTGGCGGCAGTTTCTTGCTTCCGTTTGATGATAACGTTTGGATCGTGTCGTGTGTATTCGTGGCATTGATGGGTTTAGCATGGAAGATTATCGTATTTCTTGAAAAGTACCATTGTAGATTGGAAAAGAGATGCAATGTTGTTGTTAATGCTCTAAGTATAGTATGCCAACAAG GTTTAAATCAAACACCAGAGCGAACATCAACGAGGATCATATCCTTCGCCTTTTTGCTATTCTCAATGATAATGTACAACTTCTACACTTCATCGGTTGTTGGTGGCCTGCTAAGTACTCGAGTTAAAGGACCACAGAACTTATCGGAGCTAGCCGCCAGTCCTCTGATATTATCCTTTGAAGATGTTGGATATAATAAAATTGTATTTAGA GAAGCAAATTCGTCGCTCTTGAAGCACATCTATCATACGAGAGTAGAGCCGTATCGTCCGCCTAGCATGCTTCCTGCCTACACAACTGTTAAGGATGCTGTGCCTTACATCCAAACAGGCAGGTACGCTTTTCACTGTGAAGTAATGGATGCATACCCAGAAATCGCCAAAGTTTTCGATCCTAACGAAATTTGTGATTTACGATCGTTACCTGCATTCTTTGATGTTCAGCTTATCGCCATGGTCGTAACTAAGCGAAGCACTTACACTGAAATGTTCCGAATTGC ACTGCATAGAGCTCGTGAGCTTGGTCTTATAAGCCGCGAGTTGAGGGCGCATCGACCTGAGAAGCCCAGATGCCAATCAGGATCTACTGTGCATCCTGTTACTTTGAATGGTGTCATGAACGCTTTCTTTATTCTCGAAG TTGGAATTTTAACATCCGCGGCATTGCTACTGGTGGAACTTTTATTGAAGCGGATTATACCAGACGAATTTCTTGTATGGAACTTAAGTCGCACTTaa